A section of the Myxococcus virescens genome encodes:
- a CDS encoding DUF1585 domain-containing protein, translated as MLRVRYLACLAGAALLLALPASAQEEAVCSPVVAKVPLERHLRQLSLDLLGRPPTYEEYQAAQAKGSIGVEDIRAMMTKDEFNARIRNYHRALLRSNLSGSLNNNQNSRVTGNGIATAYGVAGNPATTLRGANGATCNSDIAQDQCLTAEQPDAHAAPLTERPRTKCHDDEGVPLAVSYDYDTNYYACTPLAPTTPDGTAKCSDLLSTSHPKHEYLYFCDQRGSGSGAGAFICEPDPTKTTTRALTVKEMDGAKIKAFKHPNPDSKPALTELKRCTLDLELRNGLKGNYGVQRGCVLREGFVNKAAPYWATDKTPESVKVCAIDAQERTHNPWNMASCETSRFSTDRSCGCGVGMRRCETPAITAQDIRDVHSLRVAAFNEEPLRIAESVVQRDEPYFNILTTRRSFVNGTLSEYFRSQQGVGVFNVTTPTAQGAVPVVAYNDTEAWAEYTRNEGHAGVLTTPSFLYRFPTHRARVNHFYEAFLCKTFAPPPGASSPAPEDACNRENNLAVRCGCNYCHATMEPTGAHWGRYAERSAQFLAPDQFPRYDPKCRDCALNNDTNCGGECSQYIMQAYDGDGASSLGMLKTYLYRTADEEQNIEAGPALLVQKMLQSGDLERCTVRRIWTEFLGRPMTAEEQRMYLVPFAQDFARNGHRLKALIERVVTSDAYRRID; from the coding sequence GTGCTCCGTGTGCGCTACCTTGCCTGCCTGGCTGGTGCCGCCTTGCTTCTGGCCCTGCCAGCCTCCGCTCAAGAGGAGGCTGTCTGTTCACCAGTTGTCGCGAAGGTGCCCCTGGAACGGCATCTCCGGCAGCTGTCGCTGGACTTGCTCGGCCGTCCTCCCACCTACGAGGAGTACCAGGCCGCCCAGGCCAAGGGCTCCATCGGCGTGGAAGACATCCGCGCCATGATGACGAAGGACGAGTTCAACGCGCGCATCCGCAACTACCACCGCGCGTTGCTGCGCTCGAACCTCTCCGGAAGCCTCAACAACAACCAGAACTCGCGGGTGACGGGCAACGGCATTGCCACCGCCTATGGCGTGGCCGGCAATCCCGCCACGACGCTGCGCGGCGCGAATGGCGCGACGTGTAACTCAGACATCGCGCAGGACCAGTGCCTCACGGCGGAGCAGCCAGACGCGCACGCGGCGCCCCTCACCGAGCGTCCCCGGACGAAGTGCCACGACGACGAGGGCGTGCCGCTGGCCGTCAGCTACGACTACGACACGAACTACTACGCGTGTACGCCGCTCGCGCCGACCACGCCGGATGGCACGGCGAAGTGCTCGGACCTGCTGAGCACCAGCCACCCGAAGCACGAGTACCTCTACTTCTGTGACCAGCGCGGCTCGGGCAGCGGCGCGGGGGCCTTCATCTGCGAGCCGGACCCGACGAAGACCACGACCCGGGCGCTGACGGTGAAGGAGATGGATGGCGCCAAGATCAAGGCGTTCAAGCACCCGAACCCGGACTCCAAGCCGGCGCTCACCGAGCTGAAGCGCTGCACGCTGGACCTGGAGCTGCGCAATGGACTCAAGGGCAACTACGGGGTTCAGCGCGGCTGCGTCCTGCGCGAGGGCTTCGTGAACAAGGCCGCGCCCTACTGGGCCACCGACAAGACGCCGGAGAGCGTCAAGGTGTGCGCCATCGACGCGCAGGAGCGCACCCACAACCCCTGGAACATGGCGTCCTGTGAGACGTCCCGCTTCTCCACCGACCGCAGCTGCGGCTGCGGCGTGGGCATGCGCCGCTGCGAGACGCCCGCCATCACCGCGCAGGACATCCGGGATGTGCACAGCCTGCGCGTGGCCGCCTTCAACGAGGAGCCGCTGCGCATCGCCGAGTCGGTGGTGCAGCGCGACGAGCCCTACTTCAACATCCTCACCACGCGCCGCTCGTTCGTGAACGGCACCCTCTCCGAGTACTTCCGCAGCCAGCAGGGCGTGGGCGTCTTCAACGTGACGACGCCCACCGCGCAGGGCGCCGTGCCGGTGGTGGCCTACAACGACACGGAGGCTTGGGCGGAGTACACGCGTAACGAGGGGCACGCGGGCGTGCTCACCACGCCGTCCTTCCTCTACCGCTTCCCCACGCACCGCGCGCGGGTGAACCACTTCTACGAAGCCTTCCTCTGCAAGACGTTCGCGCCGCCGCCGGGGGCTTCGTCGCCCGCGCCGGAGGACGCGTGCAACCGCGAGAACAACCTGGCGGTGCGCTGCGGCTGCAACTACTGCCACGCCACCATGGAGCCCACCGGCGCGCACTGGGGCCGCTATGCGGAGCGCTCCGCGCAGTTCCTCGCGCCCGACCAGTTCCCTCGCTACGACCCGAAGTGCCGCGACTGCGCCCTCAACAACGACACCAACTGCGGTGGCGAGTGCAGTCAGTACATCATGCAGGCCTACGACGGGGATGGTGCCAGCAGCCTGGGCATGCTCAAGACGTACCTGTACCGCACGGCGGACGAAGAGCAGAACATCGAGGCCGGTCCCGCGCTGCTGGTGCAGAAGATGCTCCAGTCGGGTGACCTGGAGCGCTGCACGGTGCGGCGCATCTGGACCGAGTTCCTCGGCCGCCCGATGACGGCGGAGGAGCAGCGCATGTACCTGGTGCCCTTCGCACAGGACTTCGCGCGCAACGGCCACCGCCTCAAGGCGCTCATCGAGCGCGTGGTGACGTCCGACGCCTACCGGAGGATTGACTGA
- a CDS encoding DUF420 domain-containing protein — MSNAAPAALPPRVSDRAFFIFTAVVSALALAFIGWILLVRGGGPVEGVNLRFLPAVNAGLNATAAALLIGGWVAIKRGARQVHQYLMVSAFTASALFLVCYLSYHFVHGDTRYVGDWRGLYLCILASHVLLSMPVVPMALVAFYFTWRKDFVRHRKVTRWLAPIWVYVSATGVVVYFMLRGSAPAVL; from the coding sequence ATGTCGAACGCCGCCCCTGCCGCGCTGCCGCCCCGGGTGAGTGACCGGGCCTTCTTCATCTTCACCGCCGTGGTGTCCGCGCTGGCATTGGCGTTCATCGGGTGGATTCTGCTGGTGCGCGGCGGCGGCCCGGTGGAGGGGGTGAACCTGCGCTTCCTCCCAGCGGTGAACGCAGGGCTCAACGCCACGGCCGCGGCGCTGCTCATCGGCGGGTGGGTGGCGATCAAACGAGGCGCGCGGCAGGTCCACCAGTACCTGATGGTCTCGGCCTTCACCGCGTCCGCGCTCTTCCTGGTCTGCTACCTGTCCTACCACTTCGTGCATGGCGACACGCGCTACGTGGGGGACTGGCGTGGGCTGTACCTGTGCATCCTGGCCAGCCACGTGCTGCTGTCCATGCCCGTGGTTCCCATGGCGCTGGTGGCCTTCTACTTCACGTGGCGCAAGGACTTCGTGCGGCACCGCAAGGTGACGCGGTGGCTGGCGCCCATCTGGGTCTACGTGTCGGCGACGGGCGTCGTCGTGTACTTCATGCTGCGTGGCAGCGCGCCCGCCGTCCTGTGA
- a CDS encoding biliverdin-producing heme oxygenase, translating to MLRLKSETRPHHERTEAQVRLMDADLTPTAYRRHLEALHGFYVPLEARLAGLGLEAVPGLSVHARWKVPLLKEDLRALGHDAASLERLPHCAGLPSLAGVPEALGCLYVLEGSTLGGQLILRHLRRHFDGVSLGDFSFFRAYGDEVGPRWRAFGDAVNQASISATEDTFDARVVTGAQDTFDAFADWLRQGQAPASVSA from the coding sequence ATGCTGCGACTGAAGAGTGAGACGCGCCCGCACCACGAGCGCACCGAGGCCCAGGTGCGATTGATGGATGCGGACCTGACGCCCACGGCGTACCGACGTCACCTGGAAGCGCTTCACGGCTTCTACGTTCCGCTGGAGGCCCGGCTCGCCGGGCTGGGCCTTGAAGCGGTTCCTGGCCTGTCCGTCCACGCGCGTTGGAAGGTACCTCTCCTGAAGGAGGACCTTCGCGCGCTTGGCCATGACGCCGCCTCGCTCGAACGGTTGCCACACTGCGCGGGACTGCCCTCACTGGCGGGCGTGCCCGAGGCCCTGGGCTGCCTCTATGTGCTGGAAGGCTCCACGCTGGGCGGCCAGCTCATCCTCCGGCACCTGCGCCGCCACTTCGACGGCGTGTCCCTGGGCGACTTCTCCTTCTTCCGCGCGTACGGAGATGAGGTCGGGCCCCGGTGGCGTGCCTTCGGTGACGCCGTCAACCAGGCCTCCATCTCCGCGACGGAAGACACCTTCGATGCCCGCGTGGTGACGGGCGCGCAAGACACCTTCGACGCCTTCGCTGACTGGCTGCGACAGGGACAGGCACCTGCCTCCGTCTCCGCCTGA
- a CDS encoding TIGR02269 family lipoprotein, translated as MPSFSRRAMTLLPLLVLCACAATPPAAYDLEDGEHAESCASTDDGHCVVLACDEGLCGIFECGDVDANSVAQSSPALVVELARTYRPPAFRNWRNMGIHPGARPRMTFHFRYRQGFLPAIPRVPGKLVKHHLFPQQRELAQWFTQNGVDIHKFTMLVPEHIHRQIHSGTGRGGMWNQAWRDFMRAKRSGPLPPEVFHRKAVELIFQFELTGPVVPYNTSVAPYQHGPQFQSP; from the coding sequence ATGCCATCCTTCTCGCGCAGGGCCATGACGCTGCTGCCACTCCTCGTCCTCTGTGCGTGCGCGGCGACTCCACCCGCGGCGTATGACCTGGAGGACGGCGAACACGCGGAGTCGTGTGCATCCACGGACGACGGCCATTGTGTCGTGCTTGCGTGTGATGAGGGACTGTGCGGCATCTTCGAATGCGGGGATGTCGATGCCAACTCGGTGGCGCAGTCATCTCCAGCCCTTGTGGTAGAGCTGGCTCGGACCTACCGCCCTCCCGCCTTCCGCAATTGGCGAAACATGGGCATCCATCCGGGCGCACGGCCGCGGATGACGTTCCACTTCCGCTACCGCCAGGGATTTCTTCCCGCCATCCCCCGCGTACCGGGCAAGCTCGTGAAGCACCACCTGTTTCCCCAACAGAGGGAGCTTGCACAGTGGTTCACGCAGAATGGCGTGGACATCCACAAGTTCACCATGCTGGTTCCGGAACACATCCACCGCCAGATTCACAGCGGCACGGGCCGAGGCGGCATGTGGAATCAAGCCTGGCGCGACTTCATGAGGGCCAAACGAAGCGGGCCCCTTCCTCCCGAAGTGTTTCACCGCAAGGCCGTCGAGCTCATCTTCCAATTCGAGCTGACCGGCCCCGTGGTGCCGTACAACACGTCCGTTGCGCCGTACCAGCACGGCCCCCAATTCCAAAGCCCCTGA
- a CDS encoding double-CXXCG motif protein: MKVFEVEEDTAAGYTGSIDAIHRWGLPGVQPCPTCRAGGGSPALAYPCVDLSSLPAREQQTLSDPRPVPRDTMLKLVERVRPFAPAWARLEPGAQFGPLTGPGMGRFGPFYMQNPWTFLLRRETLEALQSHGLRGLTGQAVDVRFRGKNPPDLMELQLELHGRLHPDCLPANRKPPCPTCGNEPFDLPQPIILQASSLPASADLFRMEDAWTVILATERFVDVAARLNLDGVVFRERECR; the protein is encoded by the coding sequence GTGAAGGTATTTGAAGTCGAGGAAGATACGGCCGCCGGTTACACGGGCAGCATTGACGCCATTCATCGCTGGGGACTACCGGGCGTACAGCCCTGCCCGACATGCCGCGCGGGAGGCGGCTCCCCCGCCCTCGCCTATCCCTGCGTCGACCTATCCAGCCTCCCTGCCAGGGAGCAACAAACCCTCTCCGACCCCAGGCCCGTGCCGCGCGATACGATGCTGAAGCTCGTGGAGCGGGTGCGACCATTCGCTCCGGCATGGGCACGACTCGAGCCAGGGGCACAATTCGGCCCGCTGACAGGCCCTGGCATGGGCCGCTTCGGTCCGTTCTATATGCAGAACCCCTGGACCTTCCTGCTCCGGCGCGAAACCTTGGAGGCGTTGCAATCCCACGGATTGCGAGGACTCACAGGCCAGGCTGTCGACGTCCGCTTCCGTGGCAAGAACCCACCGGACCTGATGGAACTGCAACTGGAGCTGCACGGGCGACTCCATCCCGACTGCCTCCCGGCAAACCGAAAGCCCCCCTGCCCGACCTGCGGTAACGAGCCGTTCGACCTGCCCCAGCCCATCATCCTCCAGGCGTCCTCACTCCCCGCAAGCGCGGACCTCTTCCGCATGGAAGACGCATGGACGGTCATCCTCGCCACGGAGCGCTTCGTCGACGTGGCGGCACGACTGAATTTGGACGGAGTGGTGTTCCGGGAGCGGGAGTGCCGCTGA
- a CDS encoding S8 family serine peptidase translates to MRRLLLMGLLLLSATSCSGDDEDPGEPSSRTGRIQGTLTPFRSSERSAGDGASQTVRSPFRAGELEKLKETLREMHAVRSREPRVAPKAVPGLRIIPSQPGAAPLERASREAPTIPGDVILRFEEAGLTPERVLAAVRRPGFRAVHKGYASEYVHLVGYEPLDGKAVTAAKTQEWAAQLAQVPGVTYAVRNERMRATAAPNDRGYSLQWHYPTLNLPAAWDLVPDATDVVVAVIDSGIVPHPDLTNVLPGYDMISDPQNAGDGDGRDSNPRDEGGDTPSGGSSWHGSHVAGTISADTNNQVGVAGVAWNARLLPVRVLGKKGGSSFDIAAAITWATGGFVPGVPPNPNPAKVVNMSLGGSAPPQALYQDAIDAALGRGAIIVVAAGNEDVDARNSTPCNQQNVICVGSTSLAGQRSSFSNFGVDVDVVASGGEMREDLNGDGYPDGVLSTVLDENGQPAYAFSQGTSMAAPHVAGVVALMAASRPDLTAAVAERILKETATPLTNAQCPEGCGAGLVNARAALARVANVDPGTLDPQLNVTTSTLFFRGSGTQQLILSNVGGNRGGDLTVSASVSGPNASAVSFPQGNTVRVPAFGSAPLSVAVDASGLAGGDTVVTLNLVGSGTAGSATVAVKIGVAGAANDLDALIAFVWQDAQGEWQAAKEAIAVARASADYAYSISLAPRTYYALATIDDDLDGNFFEDGERTGYWRNVDSFEPLELEAGDRIENVSFDLIPLAPIDDDPALVVGSACGSSVDCPGGVCVTDYPGGYCSMDCTSSACPAGSRCYIVDSSSGLKACLATCTRQVGTGQGDCRPGYVCYSDGTGSGACQPNCRTSGLTCGLGRTCMASGFCL, encoded by the coding sequence ATGCGTCGCCTGCTGTTGATGGGACTGTTGCTGCTCTCCGCCACCTCCTGTTCAGGCGATGACGAAGACCCGGGGGAGCCGTCCTCCAGGACCGGGCGCATCCAGGGGACGCTGACGCCTTTCCGGAGCAGTGAACGGTCCGCTGGCGACGGTGCCTCCCAGACGGTGCGCTCGCCGTTTCGCGCGGGTGAGCTGGAGAAGCTGAAGGAGACGCTGCGGGAGATGCACGCGGTGCGCTCGCGCGAGCCTCGGGTGGCGCCGAAGGCCGTGCCGGGGCTTCGCATCATCCCGTCGCAGCCGGGCGCGGCGCCGCTCGAGCGGGCCTCCCGCGAGGCCCCCACGATTCCCGGGGACGTCATCCTCCGCTTCGAGGAAGCGGGCCTGACACCGGAGCGCGTGCTGGCGGCGGTGCGGCGCCCGGGCTTCCGCGCGGTGCACAAGGGTTACGCGAGTGAGTATGTGCACCTGGTGGGCTACGAGCCGCTGGATGGCAAGGCGGTGACGGCCGCGAAGACGCAGGAGTGGGCGGCGCAGCTCGCCCAGGTGCCGGGCGTGACGTACGCGGTGCGCAACGAGCGGATGCGGGCGACGGCGGCGCCGAATGACCGGGGCTACAGCCTTCAGTGGCACTACCCCACGCTCAACCTGCCGGCCGCGTGGGACCTGGTGCCGGACGCAACGGACGTCGTTGTGGCTGTCATCGACAGCGGCATCGTTCCGCACCCGGACCTGACGAATGTGTTGCCGGGTTACGACATGATTTCGGATCCGCAGAACGCGGGTGACGGCGACGGCCGGGACAGCAACCCGAGGGACGAAGGAGGGGACACGCCCAGCGGCGGCTCGTCGTGGCACGGCTCGCATGTGGCGGGCACCATCTCCGCGGACACGAACAACCAGGTGGGGGTCGCGGGCGTGGCCTGGAACGCCAGGTTGCTTCCCGTGCGGGTGCTGGGGAAGAAGGGCGGGAGCAGCTTCGACATCGCCGCGGCCATCACCTGGGCCACGGGCGGCTTCGTGCCGGGCGTGCCGCCCAATCCGAACCCCGCGAAGGTGGTGAACATGAGCCTGGGTGGCAGCGCGCCGCCGCAGGCGCTGTACCAGGACGCCATCGACGCGGCCTTGGGACGCGGGGCCATCATCGTCGTCGCAGCGGGCAACGAAGATGTGGATGCGCGCAACAGCACGCCGTGCAACCAGCAGAACGTCATCTGCGTGGGCTCCACCAGTCTGGCGGGCCAGCGCAGCAGCTTCTCCAACTTCGGCGTGGACGTGGACGTGGTGGCGTCTGGCGGAGAGATGCGCGAGGACCTGAACGGTGACGGCTATCCGGACGGCGTGCTGTCCACGGTGCTGGATGAGAACGGGCAGCCGGCCTATGCCTTCTCGCAGGGCACCAGCATGGCGGCGCCTCACGTCGCGGGCGTGGTGGCGCTGATGGCGGCGTCGCGGCCGGACCTGACGGCCGCGGTGGCGGAGCGCATCTTGAAGGAGACCGCCACGCCGCTCACCAACGCGCAGTGCCCGGAAGGCTGCGGCGCGGGGCTCGTCAACGCGCGCGCGGCGCTGGCCCGTGTCGCCAACGTGGACCCCGGCACGTTGGACCCTCAGCTCAACGTGACGACGTCCACACTGTTCTTCCGGGGCAGCGGGACGCAGCAGCTCATTCTCAGCAACGTGGGCGGCAACCGGGGCGGCGATTTGACGGTATCGGCCAGCGTCAGTGGGCCCAATGCCTCGGCGGTGTCATTCCCGCAGGGCAACACGGTGCGAGTGCCCGCCTTCGGCTCGGCCCCGTTGAGTGTGGCGGTGGATGCATCCGGGCTGGCCGGAGGGGACACCGTGGTGACGCTGAACCTGGTGGGCTCGGGGACGGCGGGCTCGGCGACGGTGGCGGTGAAGATTGGCGTGGCGGGCGCCGCCAATGACCTGGACGCCCTCATTGCGTTCGTGTGGCAGGACGCGCAAGGCGAGTGGCAGGCAGCAAAGGAGGCCATCGCTGTCGCGCGCGCCTCGGCGGACTACGCGTACAGCATCTCCCTGGCGCCGCGGACGTACTACGCGTTGGCCACCATCGACGACGACCTGGATGGCAACTTCTTCGAAGACGGCGAGCGCACCGGCTACTGGCGCAACGTGGACTCCTTCGAGCCGCTGGAACTGGAGGCGGGCGACCGCATCGAGAATGTGAGCTTCGACCTGATTCCCCTGGCGCCCATCGATGATGACCCGGCGCTGGTGGTGGGCAGTGCGTGCGGCTCCAGCGTGGACTGTCCCGGGGGCGTGTGCGTGACGGACTATCCGGGCGGGTACTGCTCCATGGATTGCACCAGCTCCGCGTGTCCGGCGGGTTCGCGGTGCTACATCGTGGATTCCTCCTCGGGCCTCAAGGCCTGTCTGGCGACCTGCACGCGGCAGGTGGGCACGGGGCAGGGGGACTGCCGGCCCGGGTACGTCTGCTACAGTGACGGCACGGGTTCGGGAGCGTGCCAGCCCAACTGCCGCACCTCCGGCCTGACGTGTGGGCTGGGACGGACGTGCATGGCCAGCGGCTTCTGTCTGTGA